From a single Staphylococcus epidermidis genomic region:
- the gap gene encoding type I glyceraldehyde-3-phosphate dehydrogenase — MATNIAINGMGRIGRMVLRIALNNKNLNVKAINASYPPETIAHLLNYDTTHGVYDKKVEPIESGIKVNGHEIKLLSDRNPENLPWNEMDIDVVIEATGKFNHGDKAVAHINAGAKKVLLTGPSKGGDVQMIVKGVNDNQLDIDTYDIFSNASCTTNCIGPVAKVLNDKFGIINGLMTTVHAITNDQKNIDNPHKDLRRARSCNESIIPTSTGAAKALKEVLPEVEGKLHGMALRVPTKNVSLVDLVVDLEQNVTVTQVNDAFKNADLSGVLDVEEAPLVSVDFNTNPHSAIIDSQSTMVMGQNKVKVIAWYDNEWGYSNRVVEVADKIGQLIDDKAMVKAI; from the coding sequence ATGGCAACGAATATTGCAATTAACGGTATGGGTAGAATAGGTAGAATGGTGTTACGAATAGCACTAAATAATAAAAATTTAAATGTTAAAGCGATTAACGCTAGTTATCCACCTGAAACAATTGCACATTTACTTAATTATGATACGACGCATGGAGTTTATGATAAAAAAGTTGAACCGATTGAAAGTGGTATTAAAGTGAATGGACATGAAATTAAATTACTTTCTGATCGCAATCCAGAAAATTTACCATGGAATGAGATGGATATTGATGTTGTTATAGAAGCGACAGGTAAATTTAATCACGGAGATAAAGCAGTTGCTCATATTAATGCAGGTGCTAAAAAGGTATTACTCACTGGACCGTCTAAAGGTGGAGACGTTCAAATGATTGTTAAAGGAGTCAATGATAATCAACTTGATATTGATACATACGATATTTTTAGTAATGCATCTTGTACTACTAATTGTATCGGACCAGTTGCAAAAGTCCTCAATGATAAATTTGGAATCATAAATGGTCTGATGACAACTGTTCATGCAATAACAAATGATCAAAAAAATATTGATAATCCACACAAAGATTTAAGAAGAGCACGTTCTTGTAATGAAAGTATTATTCCAACGTCAACAGGTGCTGCTAAAGCACTTAAAGAAGTATTGCCTGAAGTTGAAGGTAAACTTCATGGAATGGCTTTAAGAGTACCAACAAAAAATGTCTCTCTCGTTGATTTAGTTGTTGATTTAGAACAGAATGTTACAGTTACACAAGTTAATGATGCATTTAAAAATGCCGATTTATCAGGTGTTCTTGATGTTGAAGAAGCTCCTTTAGTTTCTGTAGACTTTAACACAAATCCTCATTCAGCAATTATTGATTCTCAATCTACGATGGTTATGGGACAAAATAAGGTGAAAGTTATCGCTTGGTATGATAATGAATGGGGTTATTCGAATAGAGTTGTTGAAGTAGCTGACAAAATTGGACAATTAATTGATGATAAAGCAATGGTAAAAGCCATTTAA